One part of the Haliotis asinina isolate JCU_RB_2024 chromosome 2, JCU_Hal_asi_v2, whole genome shotgun sequence genome encodes these proteins:
- the LOC137272775 gene encoding uncharacterized protein — protein MLVLTCHRHGTLLLVFVPKGGDCVAVMPLLKGLVLYVLSLTVSGEYFYVPLKMTYMKALTVCTDNGLQLVDMKTNETQDLVSAYMNNRKNDIWTGLHYNASLNQLQWGDGEILDPPGSLPWQDGQPVVSLDTGCVVMNLDGGSVIFRSATCHLNNTFLCMGQETLNLPRAWPSIVRYTKRNSTERGLSEPIRADHPVLVFERRGISGQLLSSKLVHDVEDCALSCMGDENCIYFIFIYRGKFKGLCLIHIPIPG, from the exons ATGTTGGTGCTAACTTGTCACAGACATGGTACACTGCTTCTGGTGTTTGTGCCGAAAGGCGGTGACTGTGTGGCAGTCATGCCGCTGCTGAAGGGGCTTGTATTGTATGTGCTGTCGCTTACAG TTTCAGGGGAATATTTCTACGTACCCTTAAAAATGACTTACATGAAAGCATTAACTGTTTGCACTGACAACGGTTTGCAGTTGGTGGACATGAAAACGAATGAAACGCAAGATCTTGTGTCTGCTTACATGAACAATAG aaagaaTGACATCTGGACAGGGCTTCACTATAACGCTAGTCTGAATCAGCTCCAGTGGGGAGACGGGGAGATTCTTGACCCGCCAGGATCTCTACCGTGGCAGGATGGACAACCGGTTGTGTCACTTGACACGGGCTGTGTCGTAATGAACCTCGATGGAGGATCTGTCATCTTCCGCTCGGCTACCTGTCACCTCAACAACACTTTTCTATGTATGGGTCAAG AGACACTGAATTTGCCCAGAGCCTGGCCATCTATTGTGAGGTACACAAAACGGAATTCCACCGAACGTGGATTGAGTGAACCGATTCGAG CTGACCACCCCGTATTGGTCTTCGAAAGGCGCGGGATCAGTGGACAGCTACTCTCTTCTAAACTCGTTCATGATGTGGAGGACTGTGCTCTCTCCTGCATGGGCGATGAGAACTGCATATACTTCATCTTTATCTACCGGGGGAAGTTCAAAGGCTTATGTCTCATCCACATACCAATTCCTGGCTAA
- the LOC137274101 gene encoding mitochondrial ornithine transporter 1-like, with product MEPPLELMETEAGQKNRSTATDAFIDFMGGVAGGTASVYVGQPLDTVKVKMQTFPTLYTNALDCTLQTFKQDGIVRGLYAGTVPSLAAQISENSVLFLFYGICQKMVAKVVSVPSVDKLTPLQNALAGSGAAFFSSFTLCPTELVKCRLQAMREMATQGQLEGGLERLKIGPWGLTKEILQQEGVRGLFKGLTSTFMREMPGYFFFFGGYEICRHLLTPAGKTKDEIGAWRTIVCGGVGGVALWTAIFPADVVKSRIQVQCVAGSATPTFVATVLKIFREEGVLALYKGLGPTVVRTFPATGALFLAYETTKKWLGYFSDQVSG from the exons ATGGAGCCGCCGCTGGAGCTGATGGAGACGGAGGCTGGTCAGAAGAACAGGAGTACAGCCACAGATGCCTTCATCGACTTCATGGGGGGTGTAGCAG GTGGCACTGCCTCTGTCTACGTGGGCCAACCACTGGACACAGTAAAGGTGAAGATGCAGACATTTCCTACGCTCTACACTAATGCCTTGGACTGTACTttacaaacattcaaacaagaTGGCATTGTACGAGGTCTCTATGCAGGCACTGTCCCGTCCCTTGCTGCTCAGATCTCAGAGAACTCAGTCCTGTTCCTATTTTATGGCATCTGCCAGAAGATGGTGGCGAAGGTGGTTTCTGTCCCAAGTGTAGACAAGCTGACACCCTTGCAGAATGCCCTGGCAGGAAGTGGTGCTGCATTTTTCTCATCATTCACTCTGTGCCCAACAGAGCTGGTCAAGTGTCGTCTGCAGGCTATGAGGGAGATGGCCACACAAGGGCAGCTGGAAGGAGGGCTGGAGAGACTCAAAAT AGGCCCTTGGGGTCTGACCAAGGAGATCCTCCAGCAAGAGGGTGTACGAGGCCTGTTCAAGGGGCTCACCAGTACCTTCATGAGGGAAATGCCAGGATATTTCTTCTTCTTTGGGGGCTACGAAATATGTCGCCACCTCCTCACACCGGCAGGGAAGACTAAAGATGAAATAG GAGCTTGGAGGACTATTGTGTGCGGTGGTGTTGGTGGGGTGGCACTGTGGACGGCCATCTTTCCAGCTGATGTTGTGAAATCCCGTATTCAAGTACAGTGTGTGGCAGGGTCTGCAACTCCCACCTTTGTAGCAACAGTACTCAAGATCTTCAGAGAAGAAG GAGTGCTGGCGCTGTACAAGGGATTGGGTCCAACTGTTGTGAGAACCTTTCCAGCTACCGGCGCTCTCTTCCTTGCCTATGAAACAACAAAGAAGTGGCTGGGCTACTTTTCTGACCAAGTCTCAGGATAA